The following coding sequences are from one Streptomyces sp. NBC_01232 window:
- a CDS encoding class II glutamine amidotransferase → MCRWLAYSGTPLLLDTILYKPAHSLIDQSLHSKLGVETTNGDGFGVGWYPEGSDGTPALMRDVGPAWNNRNLRELADHVTSPLFFAHIRASTGTAVQQTNCHPFRHGRWMWMHNGSIAGFHAMRRDLTMLVDPALYSGIEGTTDSETMFYLALTFGLEEDPPGAVARMVGLVERVASEHGVENPVQMTVAVTNGTSVWAFRYSSQGASRSLFYSSRVDSLRKLHPEMTFLQEVSDATRLVVSEPLGDLPGAWNEVPESSYGVVHPGADELCAFTPEPA, encoded by the coding sequence ATGTGCCGATGGCTGGCCTATTCGGGAACACCCCTGCTGCTTGACACGATCCTCTACAAACCCGCTCATTCGCTGATCGATCAGAGCCTGCACTCCAAACTCGGCGTGGAGACGACGAACGGTGACGGGTTCGGCGTCGGGTGGTATCCGGAGGGCAGTGACGGCACCCCGGCGCTCATGCGAGACGTCGGCCCCGCCTGGAACAACCGGAACCTGCGGGAGCTCGCGGACCACGTCACCTCGCCGTTGTTCTTCGCCCACATCCGGGCGTCGACGGGTACGGCGGTACAGCAGACGAACTGTCACCCCTTCCGGCACGGCCGCTGGATGTGGATGCACAACGGCTCCATCGCCGGCTTCCACGCGATGCGGCGGGATCTCACCATGCTCGTCGATCCCGCGCTGTACTCGGGTATCGAGGGGACGACGGACTCCGAGACGATGTTCTACCTGGCGCTCACCTTCGGCCTGGAGGAGGACCCGCCGGGCGCCGTCGCCAGGATGGTCGGGCTGGTGGAACGCGTAGCCAGCGAGCACGGCGTGGAGAACCCGGTGCAGATGACGGTCGCCGTCACCAACGGCACGAGTGTGTGGGCGTTCCGCTACTCCAGCCAGGGCGCTTCGCGGTCGCTCTTCTACAGCAGCCGGGTGGACTCGCTGCGCAAACTGCACCCCGAAATGACCTTCCTCCAGGAGGTGTCCGACGCAACCCGCCTGGTGGTGTCCGAACCCCTCGGCGACCTGCCGGGTGCCTGGAACGAAGTACCCGAGAGCAGCTACGGCGTCGTACACCCCGGGGCCGATGAGTTGTGTGCTTTCACCCCGGAACCGGCATGA
- a CDS encoding fatty acid desaturase family protein, translating to MNFSQTVRPPPVRAESGSDFARLSRKIQEAGLMARRPGYYALRIAAVTALYAAGWTAFVLIGDSWWTPMAAAFLAFVFGQVALLAHDLAHRQVFRLRKASEVSGRIAGNFGIGMGYGWWQDKHTRHHANPNHEDLDPDLDPDILVWTQDQARTARGLPRLLGRSQAYLFFPLLLLEGFNLHVSGVRSLFDRSLKHRVWEGVLLAAHIAAYLGALFLVLPPGKAVVFLLVHQCLFGVYLGSIFAPNHKGMPVLRGDERPDFLRRQVLTSRDVRGGRFTDIVLGGLNYQIEHHLFPSMPSLHLRRAQTIVRAYCQELGVSYLETSLVTSYRQTLASLHAAGAPLRAPQTT from the coding sequence ATGAATTTCTCCCAGACGGTGCGTCCTCCTCCTGTACGGGCGGAGTCGGGGAGCGACTTCGCACGACTCTCCCGGAAGATCCAGGAGGCGGGTCTCATGGCCCGGCGCCCCGGGTACTACGCACTGCGCATCGCGGCCGTGACGGCCCTGTACGCCGCCGGGTGGACGGCCTTCGTCCTGATCGGCGACAGCTGGTGGACGCCAATGGCGGCTGCCTTCCTTGCTTTCGTGTTCGGGCAGGTGGCCCTGCTCGCGCACGACCTCGCCCACCGGCAGGTGTTCCGACTGCGCAAAGCCAGCGAGGTGTCCGGGCGCATCGCCGGCAACTTCGGCATCGGCATGGGATACGGCTGGTGGCAGGACAAGCACACACGGCACCACGCCAACCCCAACCACGAGGACCTCGATCCCGACCTCGACCCGGACATCCTCGTCTGGACGCAGGACCAGGCCCGCACGGCCAGAGGACTGCCGCGGCTGCTCGGCCGATCGCAGGCCTACCTCTTCTTCCCGCTACTCCTGCTGGAGGGGTTCAACCTGCACGTGTCCGGGGTGCGGTCGCTGTTCGACCGCTCGCTCAAGCACCGGGTGTGGGAGGGGGTCCTGCTTGCCGCTCACATCGCCGCCTACCTCGGCGCGCTGTTCCTGGTGCTGCCGCCGGGCAAGGCGGTCGTGTTCCTCCTCGTCCACCAGTGCCTCTTCGGCGTCTACCTCGGCTCGATCTTCGCCCCGAACCACAAGGGCATGCCGGTCCTGCGGGGTGACGAGCGGCCCGACTTCCTCAGGCGTCAGGTCCTGACCTCCCGGGACGTTCGCGGCGGCCGGTTCACCGACATCGTCCTGGGCGGTCTCAACTACCAGATCGAGCACCACCTCTTCCCGAGCATGCCCAGCCTCCACCTGCGCAGGGCCCAGACCATTGTCCGCGCGTACTGCCAGGAGCTCGGGGTCAGCTACTTGGAGACCAGCCTGGTCACCTCCTACCGGCAGACCCTCGCCAGCCTCCACGCGGCCGGAGCCCCACTCAGAGCGCCGCAGACCACCTGA
- a CDS encoding STAS domain-containing protein, protein MLPIRLDLDVSVQPDVMAVTVAGELDMTTCPTVTQATDTLALEGQTLALDLSAVTHMDSSGLNMLLTLRNRARAEHGVLHLCGVPRQALRVLELTGTRSLFTLRPCLTP, encoded by the coding sequence ATGCTCCCCATCAGGCTTGACCTCGATGTCAGTGTGCAACCCGACGTGATGGCCGTGACCGTGGCCGGTGAACTCGACATGACCACCTGCCCCACTGTCACCCAAGCCACCGACACCCTGGCCCTGGAGGGTCAGACCCTTGCCCTTGACCTGTCGGCCGTGACCCACATGGACTCCAGCGGCCTCAACATGCTCCTCACCCTGCGCAACCGCGCCCGCGCCGAGCACGGCGTGCTGCACTTGTGCGGCGTCCCGCGCCAGGCACTGCGCGTCCTCGAGCTCACCGGCACCCGCAGTCTCTTCACCCTGCGCCCCTGCCTCACCCCGTGA
- a CDS encoding PP2C family protein-serine/threonine phosphatase, whose translation MLKEHLGAASVSFLIADFTGSSVVRLGAAGSVQTGEPARRIRLRGTLYDDVIRSQRPQVEDRGGSELVRVVAPVTNRGDAIGLLELFLPTAPGAEVMREIGETAHALAYIVIANRSHTDVYQWGRRTKPLSLAAEIQHRLLPASLACEAAQFAVAGALEPADHVGGDTFDYVIDRDTVQLSVTDAMGHDVDAALLATLVLGALRRARRAGGDLEAQAHQADQAMHDHGRGGYVTGQLLRISLLDGRAEFVNAGHPWPLRMREGQVQEIVPEVDRPFGLNVHGSPAGTYRVQTLDLRPGDRLVMLTDGMLERNAENLDLSDMILRTRALHPREAARTLIGAIVDAGNGHLDDDATVMCLDWRGIGNSQRDAATGADLTDASRPSIGELHPGTHGAAGFSGAGHPDPSRGHRVRHRAC comes from the coding sequence ATGCTCAAGGAGCACCTCGGGGCAGCCTCGGTGTCATTCTTGATCGCCGACTTCACCGGCAGTTCGGTCGTGAGGCTGGGAGCTGCGGGCAGCGTCCAGACCGGTGAGCCCGCCCGGCGCATTCGACTGCGAGGCACCCTGTACGACGACGTGATCCGAAGCCAGCGGCCGCAGGTGGAAGACAGGGGCGGCAGTGAGCTGGTGCGGGTCGTCGCCCCGGTGACCAACCGCGGGGACGCCATCGGGCTCCTGGAGCTGTTCCTGCCTACCGCCCCGGGCGCCGAAGTGATGCGGGAGATCGGTGAGACCGCGCACGCGCTGGCGTACATCGTCATCGCCAACCGGTCCCATACCGATGTGTACCAGTGGGGCCGGCGCACCAAGCCGCTGAGTCTGGCCGCGGAGATCCAGCACCGGCTGCTCCCGGCGTCGCTGGCATGTGAGGCGGCACAGTTCGCGGTCGCAGGTGCCCTGGAACCCGCCGACCACGTCGGGGGCGACACCTTCGACTACGTGATCGACCGGGATACGGTCCAGCTCTCCGTTACCGACGCCATGGGCCACGACGTCGACGCCGCGCTGCTGGCCACCCTCGTCCTAGGTGCTCTGCGGCGGGCGCGGCGGGCGGGCGGCGACCTCGAGGCACAGGCCCATCAGGCCGACCAGGCCATGCACGATCACGGCCGTGGCGGTTACGTCACCGGTCAGCTACTGCGCATCAGTCTGCTCGATGGCCGGGCCGAGTTCGTCAACGCCGGGCATCCCTGGCCGCTGCGGATGCGCGAGGGGCAGGTGCAGGAGATCGTTCCCGAAGTTGATCGACCGTTCGGCCTGAATGTCCATGGATCACCGGCCGGCACCTACCGGGTGCAGACGCTGGACCTGCGGCCGGGTGACCGGCTGGTGATGTTGACGGACGGCATGCTGGAGCGCAACGCCGAGAATCTCGACCTGTCGGACATGATTCTCCGCACCCGCGCCCTGCATCCCCGCGAAGCCGCCCGCACCCTCATCGGGGCGATCGTGGACGCCGGTAACGGCCATCTGGACGACGACGCAACCGTCATGTGCCTGGACTGGCGCGGGATCGGCAACTCCCAGCGTGACGCGGCTACCGGCGCCGACCTCACGGATGCCTCACGACCATCGATCGGAGAGCTCCACCCGGGCACGCACGGGGCAGCAGGGTTCTCGGGCGCTGGCCACCCGGATCCGTCTCGCGGCCACCGAGTACGCCACCGGGCCTGCTGA
- a CDS encoding carboxylate-amine ligase, whose amino-acid sequence MITVGVEEEYLLVDPETLLPTPLVQEVRATARLAPLSDEQEVQDELLQAQIEVATPVCTALEEVGGHLLRLRHAVASAAQANGCRIAISATAPVRDAVPVPITGTARYVKMQQEARLLVDEQLICGMHVHVGMPDRETGVAVLNRLRVWLPTLLAMSANGPLWDGRDTGFASWRTIIFGRWPVSGPPPHFAGLADYEARADALVGPGVIPDRGQLYWQARLSERYPTVEVRCCDVQLEADEAVMLAGVIRGLATTAMTEESVGVAHTPCRPELLQAATWHAARHGISGTLVDPIGRLRSSGDVLCALLRYIGPALEESGDHREVTSLVHRLLLRGTSADRQRRALAGAGLPAVGALITSGATIV is encoded by the coding sequence ATGATCACTGTTGGGGTCGAAGAGGAGTACCTGCTGGTCGACCCGGAGACGCTCCTTCCCACACCGCTCGTGCAAGAGGTGCGTGCCACGGCCCGCCTGGCACCCCTCTCGGACGAGCAAGAGGTCCAGGACGAGCTGCTCCAGGCTCAGATCGAAGTCGCCACCCCCGTGTGCACGGCTCTCGAGGAGGTCGGAGGGCATCTCTTGCGGTTGCGCCACGCGGTCGCCTCCGCCGCGCAGGCGAACGGCTGCCGCATCGCCATCTCTGCCACCGCGCCGGTCAGGGATGCCGTACCCGTACCCATCACCGGCACGGCGAGATATGTGAAGATGCAACAAGAGGCCCGGTTGCTGGTCGACGAGCAGCTGATCTGCGGGATGCACGTCCATGTGGGGATGCCTGACCGCGAGACCGGGGTAGCCGTGCTGAACCGGCTGCGCGTCTGGCTTCCGACGCTGCTGGCGATGTCCGCGAACGGGCCCCTGTGGGACGGGCGGGACACCGGTTTCGCCAGCTGGCGCACGATCATCTTCGGCCGCTGGCCGGTCAGCGGTCCACCACCGCACTTCGCGGGGCTCGCGGACTACGAGGCGCGGGCCGACGCGCTGGTGGGGCCCGGGGTGATTCCGGACCGGGGCCAGCTGTACTGGCAGGCCCGGCTCTCCGAGCGCTACCCCACTGTTGAGGTGCGCTGCTGTGATGTACAGCTGGAGGCGGACGAGGCAGTGATGCTCGCCGGTGTCATCCGCGGGCTCGCCACCACAGCGATGACCGAGGAAAGCGTGGGAGTCGCTCACACGCCGTGCCGACCGGAGCTGCTGCAAGCGGCGACGTGGCATGCGGCCCGGCACGGGATCAGCGGCACGCTGGTGGACCCGATAGGGCGGCTTCGGAGCAGCGGGGACGTGCTGTGCGCGCTCCTGCGTTACATCGGCCCCGCCCTTGAAGAGAGCGGTGACCACCGCGAGGTGACCTCGCTCGTCCATCGGCTGCTCCTGCGGGGAACGTCGGCCGACCGCCAGCGCCGCGCCCTGGCCGGGGCCGGCCTACCGGCGGTCGGTGCCTTGATCACCTCAGGAGCCACCATCGTCTGA
- a CDS encoding PRC-barrel domain-containing protein — protein sequence MTEHVWSYQPTSGHLAGTDLTGYKVEATDGSIGKVDKHSDEVGDAYLVVDTGVWIFGKEVLLPASTVVSIDPEERKVFVDRTRGQIKDAPEFHRDKHLGDAGYRDELGTYYGPGAPFGGRPA from the coding sequence GTGACTGAGCATGTGTGGAGTTACCAGCCGACCTCGGGCCACCTGGCCGGTACGGATCTGACCGGCTACAAGGTCGAGGCGACCGACGGCAGCATCGGCAAGGTCGACAAGCACTCCGACGAGGTCGGTGACGCCTACCTGGTGGTCGACACCGGTGTCTGGATCTTCGGCAAGGAGGTCCTGCTGCCGGCGAGCACCGTGGTCAGCATCGACCCGGAGGAGCGGAAGGTCTTCGTCGACCGGACCAGGGGCCAGATCAAGGACGCCCCCGAGTTCCACCGCGACAAGCACCTCGGCGACGCGGGCTACCGCGACGAGCTGGGCACCTACTACGGCCCCGGCGCCCCCTTCGGCGGCCGCCCCGCCTGA
- a CDS encoding sulfite exporter TauE/SafE family protein: MRTDRNIASLRPTHTAPVVFGAGAAIGVLGGMIGLGGAEFRLPLLISLFGFAALSAVILNKAMSLVVVLVALPARLAAVPAAEVVARWPVAVNLLAGSLLGAWAGASWAVRMRSSTLYKVLAALMVLMAVALVLTHTTALGTLDLPLWAQVPAGVVAGFGIGVVAAIMGVAGGELLIPTIVLLFGEDIKTAGSLSLLVSLPTMLVAFARYSRDGSFTVLGANRRFTVVMAAGSIAGAVLGGLLLGVFPDVVLIPALALILLASAVKLARHN; encoded by the coding sequence ATGCGCACTGACCGGAACATTGCCTCCCTCCGCCCGACGCACACGGCACCCGTGGTGTTCGGTGCGGGAGCCGCCATCGGCGTTCTGGGCGGAATGATCGGACTGGGTGGCGCGGAGTTCCGCCTGCCGCTGCTGATCAGCCTCTTCGGATTCGCAGCGCTCTCGGCCGTCATCCTGAACAAGGCGATGAGCCTGGTCGTGGTCCTGGTCGCACTGCCCGCCCGTCTGGCGGCGGTCCCGGCTGCCGAGGTGGTCGCACGCTGGCCCGTCGCGGTCAACCTGCTGGCCGGAAGCCTGCTGGGTGCCTGGGCCGGAGCGTCCTGGGCGGTGCGGATGCGCTCCTCGACCCTTTACAAGGTGCTGGCTGCTCTGATGGTGCTCATGGCGGTCGCCCTCGTACTCACGCACACCACCGCCCTGGGCACGCTCGACCTGCCGCTATGGGCGCAGGTGCCTGCCGGTGTCGTGGCCGGGTTCGGCATCGGCGTTGTCGCGGCGATCATGGGCGTGGCCGGCGGCGAGCTGCTGATCCCGACGATCGTGCTGCTCTTCGGCGAGGACATCAAGACCGCCGGGAGCCTCTCCCTGCTGGTGTCCCTGCCCACGATGCTGGTGGCCTTCGCCCGCTACAGCCGCGACGGCAGCTTCACCGTCCTGGGCGCGAACCGCCGCTTCACCGTGGTCATGGCCGCAGGCTCGATCGCCGGCGCGGTTCTGGGCGGGCTGCTGCTCGGAGTGTTCCCAGACGTGGTCCTCATCCCCGCGCTGGCCTTGATCCTGCTCGCCTCTGCGGTCAAGCTCGCACGTCACAACTGA
- the tal gene encoding transaldolase, which translates to MSVPAGTAPLAALSAAGVAVWLDDLSRELLAGGELIELVAEKHVVGVTTNPTIFASALSKGDRYTEQLRRLGDGGISVDDAVFALTTDDVRSGCEVLAPVHQRTDGIDGRVSIEVDPRLAQDADATTVQARKLWQTVDRPNLLVKIPATRKGLKAITAVIAEGISVNVTLIFSLDRYRDVMDAYQAGLERAQAAGRDLSAIHSVASFFVSRVDSEVDRRLDALGTPEALALKGKAAVANARLAHRAFEEMTAEPRWQRLAAAGARVQRPLWASTGVKDPSYPDTMYVSELVIPGTVNTMPGATLAAFADHGILAHPPTGDDYAAAASHLDALGRAGVDFSDVTDTLEREGLTKFEDSWKDLGASVKREMHPEAVDTCDDNGSPQGGSESAQLLAIYLNDHYSAATGGLELFRRSAKAQTSTEAHTVLTELTRQADEDRDALAQIMTDLDVPISHSKAAMGWLAEKAGRLKTNGHLLTRSPLSDVLEAESMLLGVQGKKACWRTLRTLADTGERFSTTHLDALAAHAEKQLALLEELRSAAVTQALRPHPSSTRSR; encoded by the coding sequence ATGTCCGTTCCCGCTGGCACCGCCCCCCTTGCAGCACTGTCCGCGGCCGGAGTGGCGGTCTGGCTCGACGACCTGTCCCGCGAGCTCCTGGCTGGTGGAGAGCTCATCGAACTGGTCGCGGAAAAGCACGTGGTGGGGGTCACGACCAACCCCACGATCTTCGCCTCCGCCCTGTCCAAGGGTGACCGCTACACCGAGCAGCTGCGCCGCCTCGGCGACGGGGGAATCAGCGTCGACGACGCGGTCTTCGCCCTGACCACGGACGACGTGCGAAGCGGCTGCGAGGTCCTGGCCCCCGTCCACCAGCGCACCGACGGCATCGACGGACGGGTCTCCATCGAGGTAGACCCGCGCCTGGCGCAGGACGCCGACGCCACCACTGTCCAGGCCCGGAAGCTGTGGCAAACAGTCGACCGGCCGAATCTGCTCGTCAAGATCCCGGCCACGCGTAAGGGGCTCAAGGCGATCACCGCCGTCATCGCCGAGGGCATCAGCGTCAACGTCACGCTGATCTTCTCACTGGACCGCTACCGCGACGTGATGGATGCCTACCAGGCCGGTCTGGAACGGGCGCAGGCAGCGGGACGCGATCTGTCGGCCATCCACTCGGTCGCCTCATTCTTCGTCTCCCGCGTCGACAGCGAGGTCGACCGCCGCCTCGACGCCCTCGGCACCCCAGAGGCCCTTGCACTCAAGGGCAAGGCTGCGGTCGCCAACGCCCGGCTGGCACACCGGGCATTCGAGGAGATGACCGCGGAGCCGCGTTGGCAGCGCCTCGCGGCGGCCGGAGCACGCGTTCAGCGGCCCCTGTGGGCGTCCACCGGGGTGAAGGACCCGTCCTACCCCGACACCATGTACGTCAGCGAACTCGTCATCCCCGGCACCGTGAACACCATGCCCGGCGCCACCCTGGCCGCGTTCGCAGACCACGGAATCCTCGCCCACCCCCCGACCGGGGACGACTACGCGGCCGCCGCTTCCCACCTCGACGCTCTGGGACGCGCCGGCGTCGACTTCTCCGACGTCACCGACACCCTGGAACGCGAAGGACTCACCAAGTTCGAGGACAGCTGGAAGGACCTCGGAGCCTCGGTGAAACGCGAGATGCACCCCGAAGCCGTCGACACCTGCGACGACAACGGGAGCCCGCAGGGAGGATCCGAAAGCGCCCAGCTACTCGCGATCTACCTCAACGACCACTACTCCGCCGCCACTGGGGGCCTGGAACTCTTCCGGCGCTCCGCAAAGGCGCAGACGAGCACAGAAGCGCACACGGTACTGACCGAACTGACCCGTCAGGCCGACGAGGACCGTGACGCGCTGGCACAGATCATGACCGACCTGGACGTCCCGATCAGCCACTCCAAGGCGGCCATGGGCTGGCTCGCCGAGAAGGCGGGCCGCCTCAAGACCAACGGTCACCTCCTCACCCGCTCGCCCCTCAGCGACGTCCTGGAAGCAGAGTCCATGCTCCTCGGCGTCCAGGGCAAGAAGGCCTGCTGGCGGACCCTGAGGACCCTCGCCGACACCGGCGAACGCTTTTCCACCACGCATCTGGACGCCCTCGCGGCGCACGCCGAGAAGCAACTCGCGCTCTTGGAGGAGCTGCGCAGCGCGGCAGTCACTCAGGCGCTGCGCCCTCACCCCTCCAGCACGCGCTCGCGGTAG
- a CDS encoding DUF2231 domain-containing protein, with amino-acid sequence MNSRTRNTSPTDGPTTALDTASACWLKTLDRLERTTVADPAIRALQRGIRSLPLGGMRDLLRGRPLGHPVHPVLVQVPIGCWLSASVLDFVPGTHHATATLTAVGLAGVAPAAVAGWADWADLPPEQARVGLVHAASNVAAVACYTASLTARLRSRSAKGRLWALGGLAAVAVSGALGGHVAYRQAVGAHAAT; translated from the coding sequence ATGAACTCACGCACCCGCAACACCTCTCCCACGGACGGGCCGACCACGGCCCTCGACACTGCCTCAGCATGCTGGCTGAAGACCCTGGACCGGCTCGAACGGACGACAGTGGCCGATCCGGCCATCAGGGCGCTGCAGCGGGGAATCCGCTCCCTCCCCCTGGGCGGCATGCGCGATCTGCTGCGCGGCAGACCGCTGGGCCACCCCGTGCACCCCGTGCTGGTGCAGGTACCCATCGGATGCTGGCTGTCGGCCTCGGTACTCGACTTCGTGCCCGGTACACACCATGCGACGGCCACCCTGACGGCCGTCGGACTGGCCGGTGTCGCACCGGCCGCGGTCGCCGGCTGGGCGGACTGGGCGGACCTGCCGCCCGAGCAGGCCCGGGTCGGCCTGGTCCACGCGGCCTCCAATGTCGCCGCGGTGGCCTGCTACACCGCGTCCCTGACCGCACGGCTCCGCAGCCGCTCGGCGAAGGGCCGGCTGTGGGCCCTGGGCGGGCTGGCTGCCGTAGCCGTCAGCGGCGCGCTGGGCGGACACGTGGCCTACCGGCAGGCCGTAGGAGCGCACGCCGCAACGTGA
- a CDS encoding ATP-binding protein, producing the protein MTTTVLDQSLSRIGWPGAAAREATRAFLARAARLRAPARDGSMDDVLLVVAELVANAIRHTDGPSSLHLELLDHAVDVCVSDPSPRPPEPRTPRTDGTGGWGWFMIQRLATHIRIRPAAGGGKIICAELPW; encoded by the coding sequence GTGACCACGACCGTCCTGGACCAGTCCCTGTCTCGTATCGGATGGCCTGGAGCAGCAGCTCGTGAGGCCACCCGCGCCTTCCTCGCGCGCGCAGCCCGCCTACGGGCACCCGCCAGGGACGGGAGCATGGATGACGTGCTCCTGGTGGTGGCCGAGCTCGTTGCTAACGCGATCCGGCACACCGACGGCCCCTCTTCCCTGCACCTGGAACTGCTCGATCACGCCGTCGACGTCTGCGTCTCCGACCCCAGCCCCCGGCCACCCGAGCCGAGGACCCCTCGCACGGACGGGACCGGTGGGTGGGGATGGTTCATGATTCAGCGCCTCGCAACCCACATCCGGATCAGACCAGCAGCCGGTGGCGGAAAGATCATCTGCGCGGAACTCCCCTGGTAG
- a CDS encoding peptide ligase PGM1-related protein, which produces MEECLDVAESVSIQLEVSASGTRALFSGAMRTVQGSLTGYASPLPPSGAPVADALEEWGAALGRHLADHGYAGPFGLDALVDTEGVAYASESNIRRTATTTPHAMVTRLTAGSAAPPPAWSVAKGSTRTPMDFDEALARLRASRLGFDPDRGEGVVLYADVPPDGRSWRYAVIARSAGHVEEQETVLVEVLEFEGG; this is translated from the coding sequence GTGGAGGAGTGCCTCGACGTCGCCGAGTCGGTCAGCATCCAGCTGGAAGTCTCCGCCTCCGGGACGCGCGCGCTCTTCAGCGGTGCGATGCGCACGGTTCAGGGCTCCCTCACGGGATACGCCTCTCCGCTGCCGCCGTCCGGAGCGCCCGTGGCCGACGCGCTGGAGGAGTGGGGGGCGGCCCTGGGGCGTCACCTGGCCGATCACGGCTACGCCGGGCCCTTCGGGCTCGACGCGCTGGTGGACACCGAGGGTGTCGCGTACGCGAGTGAGAGCAACATCCGCCGTACGGCCACCACCACACCCCACGCCATGGTCACCCGGCTGACTGCGGGATCGGCCGCGCCGCCCCCGGCATGGTCGGTGGCGAAGGGCTCGACCCGGACCCCCATGGACTTCGATGAGGCGCTCGCCCGGCTGCGCGCTTCCCGCCTTGGGTTCGACCCGGATCGCGGCGAGGGCGTGGTGCTGTACGCGGACGTGCCGCCCGACGGCCGGTCCTGGAGGTACGCGGTGATTGCCAGGAGTGCCGGGCACGTGGAGGAGCAGGAAACCGTCTTGGTGGAGGTCCTCGAATTCGAGGGTGGCTGA
- a CDS encoding DUF2252 domain-containing protein has protein sequence MSQSATTAMRAVPHSTPQERADHGKEARRRSPRSGHAEYRPSPDRPDPLAILEEQSAARVPELVPIRYSRMTESPFRFYRGAAAIMASDLAGSPDSGITAQLCGDAHLLNFRLLASPERQLMFDINDFDETLPGPWEWDVKRLAASLVIAGRANGFDDAERAGIVSAAVRSYREAMRGFAGMGNLDVWYAKIDADRLEALTTGRLGKSGRKKLTGAMAKARTHDTLHVFEKLTELVDGRPRIAADPPLLVPLADLLPDGERSTFERQLRRLVERYGLTMASDRRALLEDYRLVDVARKVVGVGSVGTRCWILLLLGRDGRDPLFLQAKEADTSVLAAHLGASRYRNQGERVVSGQRLMQAASDIFLGWERVDGIDGKQRDFYIRQLRDWKGIAMPETMSPAQLETFGEVCGITLARAHARSGDRIAIAAYLGRSESFDRALVTFAEAYADQNERDHQALVDAVHAGRLPAQELPAA, from the coding sequence ATGTCCCAGAGCGCGACCACCGCGATGCGCGCGGTACCCCACAGCACGCCCCAAGAACGCGCGGACCACGGCAAGGAGGCACGGCGCCGCTCGCCTCGGTCCGGGCACGCCGAGTACCGGCCGTCTCCGGACAGGCCGGACCCGCTGGCGATACTGGAGGAGCAATCTGCGGCCCGGGTTCCCGAGCTGGTCCCCATCCGCTACAGCAGGATGACGGAGTCGCCCTTCCGGTTCTACCGGGGAGCCGCCGCGATCATGGCCTCCGACCTGGCCGGCAGCCCGGACTCGGGGATCACGGCCCAGCTGTGCGGGGACGCACACCTGCTGAACTTCCGGCTGCTGGCCTCTCCGGAGCGTCAGCTGATGTTCGACATCAACGACTTCGACGAGACCCTGCCCGGCCCCTGGGAGTGGGACGTCAAACGACTCGCGGCGAGTCTCGTCATCGCAGGCCGGGCGAACGGCTTCGACGACGCCGAGCGCGCGGGCATCGTGAGCGCTGCCGTTCGCTCGTACCGCGAGGCGATGCGCGGCTTCGCCGGTATGGGCAACCTCGACGTCTGGTACGCGAAGATCGACGCGGACCGCCTCGAGGCCCTGACCACCGGTCGGCTCGGCAAGAGCGGGCGGAAGAAGCTGACCGGCGCCATGGCGAAGGCCCGCACGCATGACACCCTGCACGTCTTCGAGAAACTCACGGAACTGGTCGACGGCCGACCGAGGATCGCGGCGGACCCCCCACTGCTGGTACCGCTCGCGGACCTGCTGCCGGACGGCGAGCGCAGCACGTTCGAGCGCCAGCTCCGCCGGCTGGTCGAACGCTACGGCCTCACGATGGCGAGTGACCGGCGAGCGCTCCTGGAGGACTACCGGCTCGTCGACGTGGCCCGCAAGGTGGTCGGCGTCGGCAGCGTCGGAACCCGCTGCTGGATCCTGCTGCTGCTCGGCCGCGACGGCAGGGATCCGCTCTTCCTGCAGGCCAAGGAAGCCGACACCTCCGTGCTCGCCGCCCACCTCGGCGCGAGCAGATACCGCAACCAGGGTGAGCGCGTGGTCTCCGGACAGCGGCTGATGCAGGCGGCGAGCGACATCTTCCTCGGCTGGGAGCGGGTGGACGGGATCGACGGCAAGCAGCGCGACTTCTACATCCGCCAGTTGCGCGACTGGAAGGGCATCGCCATGCCGGAGACCATGTCGCCCGCACAGTTGGAGACGTTCGGCGAGGTGTGCGGCATCACCCTCGCCCGTGCGCACGCCCGGTCGGGCGACCGGATCGCGATCGCCGCGTACCTGGGCCGCAGTGAATCCTTCGACCGGGCGCTCGTCACCTTCGCCGAGGCTTACGCCGACCAGAACGAACGCGACCACCAGGCCCTGGTCGACGCGGTACACGCAGGCCGACTGCCTGCACAGGAACTCCCCGCAGCCTGA